In Molothrus ater isolate BHLD 08-10-18 breed brown headed cowbird chromosome 23, BPBGC_Mater_1.1, whole genome shotgun sequence, a single genomic region encodes these proteins:
- the IGSF21 gene encoding immunoglobulin superfamily member 21 isoform X1, translated as MRAMSPLPLWLLLWHLRHLALGYLTVSIEPLPPVVVGDAVTLKCNFKTDGKMREIVWYRVTDGGTIKQKIFTFDAMFSTNFSQMENYRKREDLVYQSTVRLPEVRISDNGPYECHVGIYDRATREKVVLASGNVFLNVMAPPTSISVLAADTPAPFSRYQAQNFTLVCVVSGGKPAPLVYFKRDGEPIEATPLPEPPAGASSWAPRSLLHRDLDDTKVPKSLAADGELGMGNPFPTADAPRGLAAERDSVTESIPETVVSREFPRWVHMAEPIYYFRHTHAPVSDGTVEARATLTWTLNPQIDNEALFSCEVKHPALSMPMQSEVTLVAPKGPKITMTPTRARVGDTVRILVQGFQNEVFPEPLFTWTRVGSRLLDGSAEHDGKELVLERVPAELNGSMYRCTAQNPLGSTDTHTRLIVFENPNIPRGPEDSNGSLPGHCGFRFVLALTLTVILELT; from the exons GATATCTGACCGTCAGCATCGAGCCCCTGCCCCCGGTGGTGGTGGGAGACGCCGTGACCCTGAAATGCAACTTCAAAACCGACGGGAAAATGCGGGAGATCGTCTGGTACCGG GTCACTGATGGTGGCACCATCAAGCAGAAGATCTTCACCTTCGATGCCATGTTTTCCACCAACTTTTCCCAGATGGAAAACTACCGGAAGCGGGAAGACCTCGTTTACCAATCCACCGTGCG CCTTCCCGAGGTCCGGATCTCGGACAACGGTCCCTACGAGTGCCATGTGGGGATCTACGACCGAGCCACGCGGGAGAAGGTGGTCCTGGCCTCCGGGAATGTGTTCCTGAATGTGATGG ctcccccgACGTCCATCTCGGTGCTGGCCGCAGACACCCCGGCGCCCTTCAGCCGCTACCAGGCGCAGAACTTCACCCTGGTGTGCGTGGTGTCCGGCGGGAAGCCCGCGCCACTG GTGTACTTCAAGCGGGACGGGGAGCCCATCGAGGCCACCCCGCTGCCGGAGCCGCCGGCCGGCGCCAGCAGCTGGGCCCCCCGGAGCCTCCTGCACCGCGACCTGGACGACACCAAGGTGCCGAAATCGCTGGCGGCCGACGGcgagctgggaatggggaacccCTTTCCCACGGCGGATGCGCCGCGGGGGCTGGCGGCCGAGCGGGATTCGGTGACGGAAAGCATTCCCGAGACGGTTGTGAGCCGGGAATTCCCGCGCTGGGTGCACATGGCCGAGCCCATCTATTACTTCCGGCACACGCACGCGCCCGTCAGCGACGGCACCGTCGAGGCCCGGGCCACCCTCACGTGGACCCTGAACCCCCAAATCGACAACGAGGCCCTCTTCAGCTGCGAGGTCAAGCACCCGGCGCTCTCCATGCCCATGCAGTCTGAGGTCACGCTAG TTGCTCCCAAGGGTCCGAAGATCACGATGACCCCGACAAGGGCGCGCGTGGGGGACACCGTGCGGATCCTGGTGCAGGGCTTCCAG aacGAGGTGTTCCCGGAGCCGCTGTTCACGTGGACGCGCGTGGGGAGCCGGCTCCTGGACGGCAGCGCGGAGCACGACGggaaggagctggtgctggagcgGGTCCCGGCCGAGCTCAACGGCTCCATGTACCGCTGCACGGCCCAGAACCCGCTGGGCTCCACCGACACCCACACCCGCCTCATCGTCTTTG AAAATCCGAATATTCCCAGAGGGCCAGAAGACTCCAACg gtTCACTTCCCGGCCACTGCGGCTTCAGATTCGTTTTGGCGCTCACCCTGACAGTGATCCTGGAGCTCACGTGA
- the IGSF21 gene encoding immunoglobulin superfamily member 21 isoform X2 yields the protein MFSTNFSQMENYRKREDLVYQSTVRLPEVRISDNGPYECHVGIYDRATREKVVLASGNVFLNVMAPPTSISVLAADTPAPFSRYQAQNFTLVCVVSGGKPAPLVYFKRDGEPIEATPLPEPPAGASSWAPRSLLHRDLDDTKVPKSLAADGELGMGNPFPTADAPRGLAAERDSVTESIPETVVSREFPRWVHMAEPIYYFRHTHAPVSDGTVEARATLTWTLNPQIDNEALFSCEVKHPALSMPMQSEVTLVAPKGPKITMTPTRARVGDTVRILVQGFQNEVFPEPLFTWTRVGSRLLDGSAEHDGKELVLERVPAELNGSMYRCTAQNPLGSTDTHTRLIVFENPNIPRGPEDSNGSLPGHCGFRFVLALTLTVILELT from the exons ATGTTTTCCACCAACTTTTCCCAGATGGAAAACTACCGGAAGCGGGAAGACCTCGTTTACCAATCCACCGTGCG CCTTCCCGAGGTCCGGATCTCGGACAACGGTCCCTACGAGTGCCATGTGGGGATCTACGACCGAGCCACGCGGGAGAAGGTGGTCCTGGCCTCCGGGAATGTGTTCCTGAATGTGATGG ctcccccgACGTCCATCTCGGTGCTGGCCGCAGACACCCCGGCGCCCTTCAGCCGCTACCAGGCGCAGAACTTCACCCTGGTGTGCGTGGTGTCCGGCGGGAAGCCCGCGCCACTG GTGTACTTCAAGCGGGACGGGGAGCCCATCGAGGCCACCCCGCTGCCGGAGCCGCCGGCCGGCGCCAGCAGCTGGGCCCCCCGGAGCCTCCTGCACCGCGACCTGGACGACACCAAGGTGCCGAAATCGCTGGCGGCCGACGGcgagctgggaatggggaacccCTTTCCCACGGCGGATGCGCCGCGGGGGCTGGCGGCCGAGCGGGATTCGGTGACGGAAAGCATTCCCGAGACGGTTGTGAGCCGGGAATTCCCGCGCTGGGTGCACATGGCCGAGCCCATCTATTACTTCCGGCACACGCACGCGCCCGTCAGCGACGGCACCGTCGAGGCCCGGGCCACCCTCACGTGGACCCTGAACCCCCAAATCGACAACGAGGCCCTCTTCAGCTGCGAGGTCAAGCACCCGGCGCTCTCCATGCCCATGCAGTCTGAGGTCACGCTAG TTGCTCCCAAGGGTCCGAAGATCACGATGACCCCGACAAGGGCGCGCGTGGGGGACACCGTGCGGATCCTGGTGCAGGGCTTCCAG aacGAGGTGTTCCCGGAGCCGCTGTTCACGTGGACGCGCGTGGGGAGCCGGCTCCTGGACGGCAGCGCGGAGCACGACGggaaggagctggtgctggagcgGGTCCCGGCCGAGCTCAACGGCTCCATGTACCGCTGCACGGCCCAGAACCCGCTGGGCTCCACCGACACCCACACCCGCCTCATCGTCTTTG AAAATCCGAATATTCCCAGAGGGCCAGAAGACTCCAACg gtTCACTTCCCGGCCACTGCGGCTTCAGATTCGTTTTGGCGCTCACCCTGACAGTGATCCTGGAGCTCACGTGA